Proteins encoded together in one Lathyrus oleraceus cultivar Zhongwan6 chromosome 5, CAAS_Psat_ZW6_1.0, whole genome shotgun sequence window:
- the LOC127080383 gene encoding uncharacterized protein LOC127080383 has product MSHDAIMNALQSKLDAQSSSLSALLQSSLDAHSDSIHNTLHQHLLEVDSKVAHLRTASPSSVTSSISRSLKLSVPRFDGSNASDWLFQIEAFFNFHDTPEASRLQIVSFHLEGRAAGWFQWATRNNLFTSWQAFLTSVRHRFGPTAYEDVEGELSKLSQTGSVADFQAQFEDLMNKVNGISEPLLISFFITDLKQTLRRELQFHRPPTLMEAFAMARAYEARLGDNPPYSKNWTQIRDRRSKGLCFKCDEKWNPSHRCRSKVLLLLGVDDDEHDIDIEEASHEDVSGDISSLNALSSQLQGRSLRVSGAYGNHQFHTLIDSGSTHNFINPALVERLGLPMTPCPRFRVATGCGSSLLCQYCCPNVPLLLQGITFPVDLFVLAIEGPDVVLGFPWLQLLGKVAHDYSALTMEFLWEGQPVTLRGDSSVHSHSVSLLQFQSLVHSDTVAGIFTITPCPETSTKIDPPQFPQSLPEPVLTILQRFRHLFVAPTGLPPHRSIDHRIHLVEGTNPINPFLFPVLLVRKKDGSWRFCVDYRALNAATVKDKFPIPTIDELLDELRGATIFSKLDLRAGYHQIRVHPRDTYKTAFRTHEGHFEFLVMPFGLTNAPSTFQATMNRLFSQFLRRFVIVFFDDILVYSSSLADHLQHLELVLNCLFTNSFYVKLSKCLFCQESIDYLGHIVSSQGVHADPAKLKAMVKWPIPSCIKQLRGFLGLTGYYRRFIANYASIATPLTDLLRHDAFVWSSEAASAFTTLKQAMMAAPVLKLPDFDKEFIIETDASQCGIGAVLMQEGHPIAFFSKKLGPKMQAASVYIKELHAITESVLKWRQYLLGHFFVIRTDHKSIRELLQQVI; this is encoded by the exons ATGTCTCACGACGCCATTATGAACGCCCTTCAATCCAAACTCGATGCCCAATCCTCATCCCTTAGTGCTCTTCTCCAATCCTCCCTTGACGCACACTCAGATTCCATTCACAACACACTTCATCAACACCTTCTGGAAGTAGATTCTAAGGTTGCGCATCTCCGTACTGCATCACCTTCATCCGTTACTAGCTCTATCTCACGTTCGCTCAAGTTATCGGTTCCCAGATTTGATGGTTCGAATGCTTCCGATTGGCTTTTTCAGATTGAAGCGTTTTTCAATTTCCACGACACACCGGAAGCTTCGCGTCTCCAAATCGTTTCATTTCATTTGGAAGGTCGTGCAGCTGGTTGGTTTCAGTGGGCTACGCGCAACAACTTGTTCACCTCGTGGCAAGCGTTTCTCACATCCGTTCGCCACCGCTTCGGTCCGACGGCGTATGAAGATGTTGAAGGTGAGCTTTCCAAACTATCACAAACGGGTTCAGTTGCTGATTTCCAAGCTCAATTTGAGGATCTCATGAACAAGGTTAACGGTATCTCAGAACCACTTTTAATTAGTTTTTTCATTACCGACTTGAAACAAACTCTCCGTCGTGAGCTGCAATTTCACCGTCCCCCAACGTTGATGGAAGCCTTTGCTATGGCTCGTGCGTATGAGGCGCGTTTGGGTGACAATCCTCCGTACTCCAAAAATTGGACCC AGATTCGTGATCGCCGTTCTAAAGGCCTTTGTTTCAAGTGTGACGAAAAATGGAATCCATCTCATCGTTGTCGTAGCAAAGTTCTCTTGCTACTTggtgttgatgatgatgaacatgataTTGATATTGAGGAAGCTTCTCATGAGGATGTGTCCGGGGACATATCAAGCCTTAACGCCCTCTCTAGTCAGCTCCAAGGCCGTTCTCTACGCGTTTCAGGTGCGTACGGTAACCACCAATTTCACACTCTAATCGACAGCGGCAGCACACATAATTTTATTAATCCGGCGTTGGTGGAACGGTTAGGCCTTCCAATGACTCCTTGCCCGCGTTTCCGGGTGGCTACGGGTTGTGGCTCCTCTTTATTATGTCAATATTGTTGCCCTAATGTACCTTTACTCCTGCAAGGTATTACGTTTCCAGTTGATCTTTTTGTGCTTGCAATTGAAGGCCCTGACGTGGTGTTAGGCTTTCCATGGCTTCAATTATTGGGGAAAGTTGCTCATGACTACTCTGCTTTGACAATGGAATTTCTATGGGAAGGTCAACCAGTCACTCTTCGCGGTGACTCCTCAGTCCACTCTCACTCGGTGTCTTTACTCCAATTCCAGTCCCTGGTTCATAGCGACACAGTTGCAGGTATCTTCACCATTACACCATGCCCTGAAACTTCAACTAAAATAGACCCACCACAATTTCCCCAATCCCTCCCTGAACCCGTGTTAACCATACTGCAACGTTTTCGGCATCTTTTTGTCGCTCCGACTGGTTTACCACCTCACCGTTCTATTGACCATCGCATTCATTTGGTTGAGGGCACCAACCCAATCAAT CCCTTTCTCTTCCCGGTTTTGTTGGTTCGCAAAAAAGATGGATCATGGCGATTTTGCGTTGATTATCGCGCCTTGAACGCTGCTACCGTTAAGGACAAATTCCCCATCCCTACCATTGATGAATTGTTGGACGAGCTTAGGGGTGCTACCATTTTCAGTAAGTTGGACCTTCGTGCGGGATACCATCAAATACGGGTGCACCCGCGCGATACATACAAGACTGCTTTTCGCACACATGAGGGGCATTTTGAGTTCCTCGTCATGCCGTTCGGTCTCACCAATGCACCCTCAACATTCCAAGCAACGATGAATCGGTTGTTTTCGCAGTTTTTGCGACGGTTTGTCATTGTTTTCtttgacgatattttggtgtataGCAGTTCTCTTGCTGATCACTTGCAGCATCTGGAGCTAGTTTTGAATTGTTTATTCACTAACTCATTTTATGTCAAGCTCTCCAAATGCTTGTTTTGTCAAGAATCAATAGACTATTTAGGCCACATTGTGTCATCTCAGGGAGTACATGCTGACCCTGCCAAGTTAAAGGCTATGGTCAAGTGGCCTATTCCTTCCTGCATCAAACAGCTTCGTGGTTTTTTAGGCCTCACAGGGTATTATCGCCGCTTTATTGCCAATTACGCTAGCATTGCAACACCGCTTACTGACCTTCTTCGTCACGATGCCTTTGTTTGGTCCTCTGAGGCAGCTTCAGCATTCACTACATTGAAGCAAGCTATGATGGCAGCACCGGTTTTGAAACTTCCAGACTTTGACAAAGAGTTTATTATCGAGACTGATGCTTCACAGTGTGGAATTGGTGCAGTACTTATGCAAGAGGGCCACCCGATTGCTTTTTTTAGCAAAAAATTGGGACCCAAGATGCAGGCTGCTTCAGTATACATCAAAGAACTTCATGCGATTACGGAGTCTGTGTTGAAATGGAGACAATACTTATTGGGCCATTTTTTTGTAATTCGGACAGATCACAAAAGTATTCGGGAACTCCTACAACAAGTCATTTAG